One Paralysiella testudinis genomic window, AGTCACCCTTGGTGCCCACCGAAGCCTTCATCTGTGCCTGCCGCAGCCGCTCGGTGTAACGTATCGACAGATACCGGCTGCCTCGGTCACTGTGGTGGATAACCCCTTTCGGGCACCGGGCATACAAAGCCTGCGCCAATGCATCCATCACCATGTCGGTATCCATCCGTTTTGACACTTTCCAGCCGACAATACGCCGGGCAAAAACATCAATCACAAAGGCGGTGTATACAAAGCCCTGATGGGTGGTTACGTAGGTGAAATCCGCCACCCACAGCTGATTGGGACTCTCGGCGCTGAGCCGGCGTTTCACCCAATCACCTGCCCGTTGCAGTTGGGGGTCGCAAACCGTGGTGCGTTTGCCTTTGCCCCGCCACACACCCTGCATTTGATGCTTGCGCATCAGGTGCTCCACCGTACAGCGGGCAACGCGGTGACCATCCCGTAACAAAGCCCTCCAGACTTTACGTGCACCATAGATTTGGCGGCTCTGTTGCCAGATGTTGCGGATAAGGATAAGCAAATGTTCATCTTTCAGGCAGCGTCGGCTGCGCTGTTGCGGATGTTGGGATTGCTGTTGATGGCGATAGTAGCTTGACGGGGCAATCGGCCGATAACGGCCAAGCCGTTAACGATGTCCGGCGCATCAAGCAACTGGAAAAGAGAATAAAGAATTACAGCGCGCCAATGAAATTCTACGCCTGGCTGTCGCTTTTTTCGCCCGGACGGAACTCGACCGCAAACCCAAGTAATGGTCAACTTTATCAATCGCCACAGAACCGCTTACGAGGTCGAGTCAATCTGCCGCATCCGGCCATATCGGCTTCATGCCGTTTAATCCAGCTGCGCAGGGTTTCGGGTGAACAGCCTATTTTGGTGGCGATGGCGACTATGTTCATCCATTGGGTTGGATATTCGCTGCGTTGCTCTTGTACCAGTCGAATGGCGCGTTGCTTTACTTCGGGTGCGTATTTGCTTTTCATGATGAGATTCTCTCAGAAAGTTGTGTCTCCTGGAATCTCGGGGCGGTTCAGTGGCAGCTGCAGCCACGATCTTTAACCACCGGGAACAGTTCGTAAATCAGGTTCAGCATTACCTGTCTGGCCGGTTCGGCCTTGCCAGGATGGGTGGTTTCGTGGCAATGTACCGGGATGCGCAGGGTAGCCGCCTCTTTATAGGCCTTGGCCGACGGCACTTCGGTTTGCAGTAACTGCTTTTGGCCATCAAGGGAACTGTTGAAGTTTGATTTGGCTTTCGCTTATGTAAATAATGGTTATGTTTGATGATTAAAAATTTAGGCAGCATACTTTTCAGGACACCACCCAATCGGGCTTGTTAAAACGGCAGGAAAGCGCTAAATGGCCAAAAGCAAAACCCAATACCAGTGCAGTGAATGCGGCGGCACCACGCCCAAGTGGCAAGGTAAATGTCCGCATTGCGGCGAATGGAATACATTGGTGGAAGCGGCGGCGCTGCCTGAGCCTGCCAGTGGGCGTTTTCAATCGTGGGCGGCAGAGGCCGGGCAGGTGCAGAGCTTGGCGCAAGTAAGCGCCACCGAGGTGCCGCGCAACCCCACCGGCATGAGTGAGCTGGATCGGGTATTGGGCGGCGGCTTGGTGGATGGTGCGGTGATTTTGCTTGGCGGCGACCCCGGCATTGGCAAGTCTACTTTATTGCTGCAAACCGTGGCGCTGATGGCGCAAAACCGCCGTGTGCTGTATGTGTCGGGCGAGGAATCGGCACAGCAAGTGGCTTTGCGCGCGCAACGGCTGGGGCTGGCTTCCGAGGGCGTTAATCTGCTGGCGGAAATCCGCATGGAAGCGATTGCGGCGGTTTTAAAACAGCATCAGCCGGCGGTGGTGGTGATTGATTCCATCCAAACCATGTATGCCGACGCGATTACGTCGGCGCCCGGCTCGGTATCGCAAGTGCGTGAATGCGCGGCACAGCTCACGCGCATGGCCAAGCAATTGGGCATTGCCATTATTTTGGTGGGGCATGTTACCAAAGACGGCGCCATTGCCGGCCCGCGCGTGCTGGAGCATATGGTGGACACGGTGCTGTATTTCGAGGGCGACCAACACTCCAACTACCGCATGATTCGGGCGATGAAAAACCGCTTTGGTGCCGCCAACGAGCTGGGCGTGTTTGCGATGACCGACAAAGGCTTAAAAGGCGTGGCCAATCCGTCGGCGATTTTTTTGTCCAGCTACCGTGACGACGTGCCCGGCTCGTGCGTGCTGGTAACCCAAGAAGGCTCGCGCCCTTTGCTGGTGGAAATTCAGGCGCTGGTGGACGATGCCCACGGCTTTGCCCCCAAACGCCTCACCGTGGGGCTGGCACAAGACCGGCTGGCGATGTTGCTGGCGGTGCTCAACCGCCATGCCGGCATTGCCTGCTTCGACCAAGATGTGTTTTTAAATGCCGTGGGCGGGGTGAAAATCACCGAACCGGCGGCCGATTTGGCGGTGATACTGGCCATGCTGTCGAGCCACCGCAACCGCCCGCTGCCTCAAAAAATGGTGGCCTTCGGCGAAATCGGCCTGTCCGGTGAAGTGCGCCCGGTAACGCGCGGACAAGAACGCTTAAAAGAAGCGGAGAAGCTCGGTTTTACCCACGCCATCGTGCCGCAAGCCAACCTGCCGCGCCACGCTGCCGATTTTCCCAAGCTGAAAATCACTGGTGTGTCGTCTTTGCAGCAGGCGGTGGATGCGTGCCGGGAAGGTTGAGTTTGTATTGGCTTTCAGGCAGCCCCTTAATTAAAAAAGGAAAACCATGAGCCGTTTCCAACAACAAGGCGCAGTGGAATACGATGGCCGCATCGGCACGCTGGTGCCCGGCTATGCCGCTTTGCATCAAACTAGCGCCGCTTGGCTTAAAGCCACTTTGCCCGCGCAGGCGCGGGTGCTGGTATTGGGCGCAGGCACCGGCGCCGAGGTGTTGGCGCTGGCACAGCAAAATCCCGATTGGCATATTACCGCGCTAGAGCCTTCGGGCGATATGTTGGCGGTGGCGCGCGCCAAATGCGCGGCGGCGCAGCGGCACAATGTGGCTTTTGTGCACGGCTATGCTGAAGATTTGCCCGTAGCAGCGCCGTTTGATGCGGCGCTGTGTTTGCTGGTGATGCACTTTATCGACACCACGGCCGCCAAGCAGCAATTTCTAAACCAA contains:
- the radA gene encoding DNA repair protein RadA — translated: MAKSKTQYQCSECGGTTPKWQGKCPHCGEWNTLVEAAALPEPASGRFQSWAAEAGQVQSLAQVSATEVPRNPTGMSELDRVLGGGLVDGAVILLGGDPGIGKSTLLLQTVALMAQNRRVLYVSGEESAQQVALRAQRLGLASEGVNLLAEIRMEAIAAVLKQHQPAVVVIDSIQTMYADAITSAPGSVSQVRECAAQLTRMAKQLGIAIILVGHVTKDGAIAGPRVLEHMVDTVLYFEGDQHSNYRMIRAMKNRFGAANELGVFAMTDKGLKGVANPSAIFLSSYRDDVPGSCVLVTQEGSRPLLVEIQALVDDAHGFAPKRLTVGLAQDRLAMLLAVLNRHAGIACFDQDVFLNAVGGVKITEPAADLAVILAMLSSHRNRPLPQKMVAFGEIGLSGEVRPVTRGQERLKEAEKLGFTHAIVPQANLPRHAADFPKLKITGVSSLQQAVDACREG
- a CDS encoding class I SAM-dependent methyltransferase, yielding MSRFQQQGAVEYDGRIGTLVPGYAALHQTSAAWLKATLPAQARVLVLGAGTGAEVLALAQQNPDWHITALEPSGDMLAVARAKCAAAQRHNVAFVHGYAEDLPVAAPFDAALCLLVMHFIDTTAAKQQFLNQAAAQLVAGAPLLLCDLMQGHNIERMAMVHYAIGQGLPESQGEALQRRLQTEFFALSEAELARLAQQAGFRQPEVYFRALGFAAFVLLKAE